In Salmo trutta chromosome 16, fSalTru1.1, whole genome shotgun sequence, a genomic segment contains:
- the LOC115150752 gene encoding guanine nucleotide-binding protein-like 3 — translation MKRPGLKKASKRVSCSKRYKIQKKVREHNKKLRKDAKKKGVGKKVKKDIGVPNKAPFKEDILREAEQRRSKLEEEKEKKKLAKQQERAQKRKKENAAGRDADPKAKKARKELPSQEDLVKQMVKQSDPRNSKKHLCSELNKVIDASDVIVEILDARDPLGCRCPQLEEAVLKREGNKKLLFLLNKIDLVPKENVEKWLQCLQLEFPAVAFKASTQLQDKTVQEKKARFATLNGVVDQTKGVACYGSSSLLQLLGDYANATGREGSLKVGLVGFPNVGKSSLINSLKGLRACNAGVQRGITRCFQDVHISKNVKMIDSPGIVAAQSNPKAAMALRSLQVEDKQETVLEAVRTLLKQCNKQQVMLQYNVPDFRNSLEFLSFFAKKRGFLQKGGVPNTELAASTFLNDWTGAKLSYHCKAPEKPSLPPYLSEDIVRELQNGWDLDKLRKGNEETLRSVKFPNQASSIVLLSKGPTAGVLSDVIEDKPAPEPTEEDMEGSCENQEAGGVKEVSEEVTAETDEPQIKTPVTNKQAKVRLQVPVPVIDLSSVHTDDTYDFNTDFK, via the exons ATGAAGCGTCCAG ggTTAAAGAAAGCAAGTAAACGCGTGTCTTGCTCCAAACGTTACAAAATACAGAAAAAG gtCCGGGAACACAACAAAAAACTAAGAAAAGATGCAAAAAAGAAAGGAGTTGGCAAAAAAGTGAAAAAGGATATTGGAGTTCCCAACAAAGCACCATTCAAAGAGGATATTCTGAGGGAAGCTGAACAGAGGAGGTCAAAG CTTGAAGAAGAAAAGGAGAAAAAGAAGCTTGCCAAGCAACAAGAACGGGCTCAGAAGAGGAAGAAGGAAAACGCTGCCGGCAGGGATGCAGACCCTAAAGCGAAGAAAGCTCGAAAG GAGTTACCATCACAGGAGGACCTTGTGAAACAGATGGTGAAACAAAGTGACCCAAGGAATTCGAAGAAGCACCTTTGTTCCGAATTAAACAAG GTGATCGATGCCTCTGACGTCATAGTTGAAATCCTAGATGCAAGAGATCCCCTTGGCTGCCGATGCCCACAGCTAGAGGAAGCTGTGCTGAAGAGGGAAGGAAACAAGAAGCTACTATTCCTATTGAACAAAATAG ATCTTGTCCCTAAAGAGAATGTGGAGAAGTGGCTACAGTGTCTTCAGCTTGAGTTCCCTGCTGTGGCGTTCAAGGCATCCACACAACTACAGGATAAAACAGTG caagaGAAGAAGGCCAGATTTGCAACTCTTAATGGAGTAGTAGACCAGACCAAAGGAGTGGCCTGTTATGGCAGCAGCAGTCTTCTCCAGCTCCTGGGGGACTATGCAAATGCAACAGGGAGAGAGGGCTCACTAAAAGTGGGCTTAGTCG GGTTCCCAAATGTGGGGAAGAGCAGTCTGATCAACAGCCTGAAGGGCTTGAGGGCCTGTAATGCAGGAGTCCAGAGAGGGATCACCAG GTGCTTCCAAGACGTCCACATATCTAAGAATGTCAAAATGATTGACAGCCCAGGGATAGTGGCAGCCCAGTCTAACCCAAAAGCTGCCATGGCGCTGAGGAGTCTCCAGGTGGAGGATAAGCAGGAGACTGTTCTAGAGGCCGTCAGGACCCTGCTCAAACAGTGCAACAAGCAACAG GTAATGCTTCAGTACAATGTTCCAGACTTTAGAAACTCCCTGGAGTTTTTATCCTTTTTTGCCAAGAAGCGTGGATTTTTGCAGAAGGGTGGGGTCCCCAACACAGAATTGGCTGCCTCTACCTTCCTCAATGATTGGACAGG TGCAAAGCTGAGTTACCACTGCAAAGCCCCTGAGAAGCCAAGCCTTCCCCCATACCTCTCTGAAGACATTGTAAGAGAGCTGCAGAATGGGTGGGACTTGGACAAGTTGCGGAAAGGCAACGAGGAGACTCTAAGAA GTGTAAAGTTCCCAAACCAGGCCAGCAGCATTGTCCTCCTGTCTAAAGGCCCCACCGCCGGAGTGCTGAGTGATGTTATTGAGGacaaacctgctccagagcccacTGAGGAAGATATGGAGGGTAGCTGTGAAAACCAAGAG GCTGGTGGGGTTAAAGAGGTGTCTGAGGAAGTGACTGCAGAAACAGATGAACCACAAATAAAGACACCAGTCACAA ACAAACAAGCCAAGGTGAGGTTACAGGTTCCTGTCCCAGTCATTGACCTCTCCTCAGTCCACACAGATGACACCTATGACTTCAACACAGATTTTAAATGA
- the glt8d1 gene encoding glycosyltransferase 8 domain-containing protein 1 isoform X2, with amino-acid sequence MSLRRVNVAILVLLAVAFLIIVQRNLLNLNDFLRSENPDAVPGMILPFESEFSPELRPDLVRTGEMIPVVITAAEERLGAVVAAMNSVYQNSKANIVFNIVTMNDTVDHLKVWMTKTKLNNVKHKIIIFEPQLLNGKITKNPQKLDSVKPLTFARFYMPVFIPDAEKAIYLDDDIIVQGDIQELFDTSLKSGHAAAFSDDCDSASAKGIVRGAGNQNNYIGFLDFKKEAIKKLGMRANTCSFNPGVIVANLTEWKRQNITNQLEHWMELNAQEDLYSKTLAESITTPPLLIVFYKHHSSIDPMWHVRHLGATGAGNRYSPQFVKAAKLLHWNGHYKPWSRTSSFTEVWDKWYIQDPMRKFHPVRKHAGDK; translated from the exons TAAATGTGGCCATCCTTGTGCTGCTGGCAGTAGCATTTCTGATCATCGTGCAACGGAATCTCCTGAATCTCAATGACTTCCTTAGAAGTGAGAATCCAG ATGCAGTGCCAGGTATGATTCTGCCATTTGAGTCTGAGTTTTCTCCTGAGCTCAGACCAGACCTTGTGAGAACTGGGGAGATGATCCCAGTGGTCATTACTGCTGCAGAGGAGAGACTGGGAGCTGTGGTGGCTGCCATGAACAGTGTCTACCAGAACAGCAAAGCCAACATTGTGTTCAACATTGTGACCATGAATGACACTGTGGATCACCTCAA GGTGTGGATGACTAAGACTAAGCTTAACAATGTCAAGCACAAGATCATCATATTTGAGCCCCAACTTCTCAATGGGAAGATTACCAAAAATCCTCAGAAGCTTGACTCTGTGAAACCG ttGACCTTTGCCAGATTTTACATGCCGGTATTCATACCAGATGCAGAAAAGGCCATTTATTTGGATGATGACATCATTGTACAAG GGGACATCCAAGAGCTTTTTGACACAAGCCTAAAGTCAGGTCACGCAGCTGCGTTCTCAGACGACTGTGATTCTGCATCCGCAAAGGGCATCGTTCGAGGGGCCGGGAACCAG AACAATTACATTGGCTTCCTGGACTTTAAAAAAGAGGCCATCAAGAAGCTGGGCATGAGGGCTAACACGTGTTCCTTTAATCCCGGAGTGATCGTGGCCAACCTGACGGAGTGGAAGCGTCAGAACATCACCAACCAACTGGAACACTGGATGGAGCTCAACGCACA AGAGGACCTCTACAGTAAGACCCTGGCAGAGAGTATCACCACACCTCCCCTGCTCATTGTCTTCTACAAACACCACTCCAGCATCGACCCCATGTGGCACGTCAGACACCTAG GGGCTACTGGTGCTGGAAACCGCTACTCTCCCCAGTTTGTGAAAGCTGCCAAACTCCTCCATTGGAACGGACATTACAAACCATGGTCCAGGACCTCTTCATTCACCGAAGTCTGGGACAAGTGGTATATTCAGGACCCCATGCGTAAATTCCATCCAGTTCGGAAACATGCAGGGGACAAGTAG
- the glt8d1 gene encoding glycosyltransferase 8 domain-containing protein 1 isoform X1 has product MSVSRRLTRRAADDDAMSLRRVNVAILVLLAVAFLIIVQRNLLNLNDFLRSENPDAVPGMILPFESEFSPELRPDLVRTGEMIPVVITAAEERLGAVVAAMNSVYQNSKANIVFNIVTMNDTVDHLKVWMTKTKLNNVKHKIIIFEPQLLNGKITKNPQKLDSVKPLTFARFYMPVFIPDAEKAIYLDDDIIVQGDIQELFDTSLKSGHAAAFSDDCDSASAKGIVRGAGNQNNYIGFLDFKKEAIKKLGMRANTCSFNPGVIVANLTEWKRQNITNQLEHWMELNAQEDLYSKTLAESITTPPLLIVFYKHHSSIDPMWHVRHLGATGAGNRYSPQFVKAAKLLHWNGHYKPWSRTSSFTEVWDKWYIQDPMRKFHPVRKHAGDK; this is encoded by the exons TAAATGTGGCCATCCTTGTGCTGCTGGCAGTAGCATTTCTGATCATCGTGCAACGGAATCTCCTGAATCTCAATGACTTCCTTAGAAGTGAGAATCCAG ATGCAGTGCCAGGTATGATTCTGCCATTTGAGTCTGAGTTTTCTCCTGAGCTCAGACCAGACCTTGTGAGAACTGGGGAGATGATCCCAGTGGTCATTACTGCTGCAGAGGAGAGACTGGGAGCTGTGGTGGCTGCCATGAACAGTGTCTACCAGAACAGCAAAGCCAACATTGTGTTCAACATTGTGACCATGAATGACACTGTGGATCACCTCAA GGTGTGGATGACTAAGACTAAGCTTAACAATGTCAAGCACAAGATCATCATATTTGAGCCCCAACTTCTCAATGGGAAGATTACCAAAAATCCTCAGAAGCTTGACTCTGTGAAACCG ttGACCTTTGCCAGATTTTACATGCCGGTATTCATACCAGATGCAGAAAAGGCCATTTATTTGGATGATGACATCATTGTACAAG GGGACATCCAAGAGCTTTTTGACACAAGCCTAAAGTCAGGTCACGCAGCTGCGTTCTCAGACGACTGTGATTCTGCATCCGCAAAGGGCATCGTTCGAGGGGCCGGGAACCAG AACAATTACATTGGCTTCCTGGACTTTAAAAAAGAGGCCATCAAGAAGCTGGGCATGAGGGCTAACACGTGTTCCTTTAATCCCGGAGTGATCGTGGCCAACCTGACGGAGTGGAAGCGTCAGAACATCACCAACCAACTGGAACACTGGATGGAGCTCAACGCACA AGAGGACCTCTACAGTAAGACCCTGGCAGAGAGTATCACCACACCTCCCCTGCTCATTGTCTTCTACAAACACCACTCCAGCATCGACCCCATGTGGCACGTCAGACACCTAG GGGCTACTGGTGCTGGAAACCGCTACTCTCCCCAGTTTGTGAAAGCTGCCAAACTCCTCCATTGGAACGGACATTACAAACCATGGTCCAGGACCTCTTCATTCACCGAAGTCTGGGACAAGTGGTATATTCAGGACCCCATGCGTAAATTCCATCCAGTTCGGAAACATGCAGGGGACAAGTAG